The Mangrovimonas cancribranchiae nucleotide sequence AAGCAGTTCGTAACGATCGTCCATTTCTATACAAAGCGAATTTAAGGTGTTTATAACCTTGGTGTTATCGGTGATTATGGCTTCTTCGCTATCGGGCAATTTAGCTAAATAATGACGCTCAATTTTGTTGTATAGTGTTAATTCTACTTTTTTAGGATCTACAAGTACAAACTTAACTTCAGCGGGATGTTTTTTATACAATAATGATGTTAATACCGCATTTAAACCAACCGATTTACCTTGCCCTGTAGCACCTGCCATAAGCATATGTGGCATTTTGGCTAAATCGACAACAAAGGTTTCGTTACTAATGGTTTTACCTAAAGCAATTGGTAGGTGCATTTCTGCTTTTTGAAACTTTTGTGAAGCAATTACAGAACGCATGGAAACAATAGTCGAATTTTTATTAGGGACTTCAATACCTATGGTACCACGTCCTGGAATAGGAGCAATAATACGAATACCTAATGCCGAAAGCGATAGTGCTATATCGTCTTCAAGGTTTTTAATTTTAGAAATCCTAACGCCAGCTTCTGGAACAATCTCGTAAAGTGTTACAGTTGGTCCAATGGTGGCTTTAATACTAGAAATACCAATTTTGTAATTGTTAAGGGTTTCAACAATTCTGTTTTTGTTTTCTTCTAGCTCTTCTTGATTTATGGTAATGCCTTCACTATCGTATTTTTTGAGTAAATCTAGTGGTGGAAATTGAAATTTACTTAGCTCTAATTTAGGGTCGAATTCTCCAAAATCTTCTACTAGTTTATTCGATAAGTTATCGCTTTCAGCTTCTTCTTCGGGAGCTTGTTCTACTTCAATAGCTATATCATCTTCTTTTTCTTCTTCAACTGGTGTAGAAATTTCTAAATCACTCTTTGTGGTTTCTTTTGCTTTCTCTTCTTTAGAATTGGAAGTATCTGTTTTTGAATCAAGGTCGAAAGTTGATTTTATGTCTTCGGCTTCAGCTGTAAGATCGTTATCAATAATAGGTTTTGTATCGGTATCTTTTGTGGTATTTTCAAAATCACTTTTCAGATCTTTTTTAGCAGATGTTAATAACGCTTTAAAATTGTCTGCAGTTAGATTAAATCTAATAGCTAGATAAGTGATAAGCCCAAAAATAAGGAGTAAAATAGTGCCTATTCTTCCTAAGTAGTCTTGTAAAAATGAATTTATTTCAAACCCAATAGTGCCACCTAAAACATCAACTTTACTAGTAAAGAACCCTAAAGTAACAGACAGCCATATAGCAACTAATGTTCCCCAAATCCAATGTTTTCTTAACTTGGCTTTATTGGCATTAGAAAACACAAAAAAACCGGAAAGAATAAATAGTCCAGAGAATATAAATGCAGCAACACCAAAGCCTTTTTTTATAAAAAAGTCGCTTAGCCAAGCTCCTGATTTACTTAACCAATTTTTGGCCTCAACATCACGCGATGAAAACTCGGTTAACACACTCTCATCGGCATGTCCAGTAAAGAAATACGAAATAAATGATATAAAAAGAAGTAATCCGAAAATAACTAAAAAACTACCCAATACGAGTTTTTGTTGATTGGATAGTGTTAAACTTGGACGTTTAAATTGTCGTTTTTTTGAAGTTTTTGTTTTCTTTTTAGTTTTCGCCATTCATGCGGTATTTGGTTAGCAAAAATACAAATTACAAACGTTTATCCTATTATATAATTGTATTTAGAATATCTTAGGTAAGTAGATAATTAATCCAACAATTATAGCGGTTAAAGCTGCTATAAACACTGCGCCAGCTGCAATGTCTTTTATAAATCCAATTTTTTTATGATGTTCTGGATGGATAAAATCGGCCATTTTTTCTATGGCTGTATTTAGTCCTTCAGCAGTTATAATTAAGCCAATAGCAAACATTTGCATCATCCATTCTGAATTAGAAATATTAAAATAAAAACCTAAGGTAGTTACAATTATAGCAATAACAAATTGTATTTGTATACTAGATTCTGTTTTTAAAAGTATTATGGCACCTTTACTAGCATAGCCAATACTTTTTAGCCTGTTTTTTATGAAGGATTCTTTGTTATTCAAGAGGAATGTATTTTGTTTTATGGTAAATTTAGCATAAAAAAAAGCCTTTTGCTAAAATTAACAAAAGGCTTTTAGGTTGCTATTAATCAACTTAAGGAGTTGCTTAGGTGTCTATTGACCCCATGACGCGTTTCATAAAACCATTTAAGGCGTCTTTTTTTGGTGTTCCATCTTTTATCATTTTATTGACTTCAACGGCACCATACATGTTGGAGATTAATTCTCCTATAACATCTAGCTCTTCATCTTTTAACGAAGGAACTTCTGTTAATGCTTCTAGGGTTTCAATAGTTTCAATAACGAAATCTTCGTCATTGTCTTCTATAAATTGTGTTAAATGCTTTATTACTGGTAACTTCATTGTTTGTTATTTAACGTCGTTAACCAATTCTTTTAACACATCAAACTTATTAGTTTGAACTTGACTTTTAAATTCTCCATTTTGAAATGTAGCAAACGTAGGTAAGTTATCTACAGTTGCTAATTTTCTTGATTCTGGGAATTTTTCTGCATCAGCAATAACAAACGCCATAGTCTCGTTTTCTGAAGCCAGTTTTTTGAATTTTGGTTTCATAATTCGACAATTTCCACACCATCCAGCTGAAAATTGCACGACTACAGTGTCGTTATTAGATACTAAATCGGCTAAATTATCTTGATCTAATTCCTTAACCATATATATTAGTTTAAGTGTGCTTTAAGGTAATCTGCAACACCGTCTCTGTTGGCGTTCATGGCATCTTTTCCTTCTTCCCAGTTTGCAGGGCAAACTTCACCTTTTTCTTGTACGTGAGTTAGAGCATCAATTATACGTAAGTATTCGTTTACGTTTCTACCTAATGGCATGTTGTTAATACTTTCGTGTTGCACGATACCTTCTTCATCGATAATATAAGTCGCTCTGTAAGTTACATTATCTCCATCTACTGTTACAACACCAGTTTCTTCGTTGTAAGTTTCGTTAGTGATATCTAAAATACCTAAAGTAGAAGCAAGGTTTCTGTTCGAATCGGCAAGAATTGGATACGTTACACCTTCAATACCACCATTATCTTTTGGTGTGTTTAACCAAGCAAAGTGAACTTCAGGAGTATCACAAGAAGCACCAATTACAATTGTGTTTCTTTTTTCAAACTCTGCCATAGCAGCTTGAAATGCATGTAATTCTGTTGGGCAAACAAAAGTAAAGTCTTTTGGGTACCAAAAAAGTACTACTTTTTTCTTATTGTTTACTGCTTCTTCTAGTACGTTAAGTTTAAATGTATCGCCCATATCGTTCATTGCGTCTACATTTAAATTTGGGAATTTTTTTCCTACGAATGCCATAGTTTGTGTTTTATTTAATTGTTAATATTTCCGTTTGAATTGAGTACAAAGTTACGCACAAAATCAAGATTTAAAATTGATTTTAATTATTTAATACTATTGTTAAATAGAAAATGATAATTGTGTTAAAAAACCAGCTTACGTTTTATTAAATCGCTATTTAATAGCGTGTGGTTTTAATAAATTAATAATATTTGTGAGGTTTTGTTGTATTTATCTTGTCAGCTGTTTTATTTTGATTGAAAAAGCAGCAAAAAGTAGGGTCATAAATGGGCTTAACCAATTAAAAATAGCATAGAAGAAATAATCGGCCACCGAAACTCCTAAAACACCACTTTGGTAGGCGCCACAAGTATTCCAAGGCACTAAAACGGAAGTCACAGTTCCTGAATCTTCTAGTGTTCTACTTAAATTTTCTGGAGCAAGTCCTTTGTCTTCATAAGCTTTTTTAAACATTTTTCCGGGTACTACTAACGCTAAATATTGATCGGAAGCAGTAACATTTAAAGCTAAACAACTTGCTACTGTACTGGCAAACAATCCAAAAGTTGAAGATGCTAAACTTAATAAGGCTTTACTAATTCTGCTTAATGCGCCAATAGCATCCATAATACCACCAAATACCATAGCGCAGACAATAAGCCAAATAGTACCTAGCATACCACTCATACCACCAGAAGAAAATAAATCGTTTAGTTCTGCACTAGAGGTTTCTACAGCAACATCAACAGTAATGGCATCCATAACACCACGATAAGCGGCTTTAAAAGTTAACGAATCGCTACCAGCAATATTAGCTACAATATCGGGTTGTGCAATTATGGCGGCAACACCACCCAAAAGGGTTCCTATTAGTAGGGCAATTAACGGGGATGTTTTTTTTACGATTAAAAAGATAACAGCTGCAGGAACTAAAAATAGCCAAGGCGAAATAGTAAAAGCGCCATCGATTGCTGCAAGTTTATCTGAAATATCGGGAGTACCTGTAGTATCTATATTAAGACCAATAATAATGAATACAAATAATGCTACTGTAATTGTAG carries:
- a CDS encoding DNA translocase FtsK, whose amino-acid sequence is MAKTKKKTKTSKKRQFKRPSLTLSNQQKLVLGSFLVIFGLLLFISFISYFFTGHADESVLTEFSSRDVEAKNWLSKSGAWLSDFFIKKGFGVAAFIFSGLFILSGFFVFSNANKAKLRKHWIWGTLVAIWLSVTLGFFTSKVDVLGGTIGFEINSFLQDYLGRIGTILLLIFGLITYLAIRFNLTADNFKALLTSAKKDLKSDFENTTKDTDTKPIIDNDLTAEAEDIKSTFDLDSKTDTSNSKEEKAKETTKSDLEISTPVEEEKEDDIAIEVEQAPEEEAESDNLSNKLVEDFGEFDPKLELSKFQFPPLDLLKKYDSEGITINQEELEENKNRIVETLNNYKIGISSIKATIGPTVTLYEIVPEAGVRISKIKNLEDDIALSLSALGIRIIAPIPGRGTIGIEVPNKNSTIVSMRSVIASQKFQKAEMHLPIALGKTISNETFVVDLAKMPHMLMAGATGQGKSVGLNAVLTSLLYKKHPAEVKFVLVDPKKVELTLYNKIERHYLAKLPDSEEAIITDNTKVINTLNSLCIEMDDRYELLKNAMCRNIAEYNAKFKARKLNPNDGHRFLPYIVLVVDEFADLIMTAGKEVETPIARLAQLARAIGIHLIIATQRPSVNVITGIIKANFPARIAFRVTSKIDSRTILDGAGADQLIGRGDMLYTQGNDMIRLQCAFVDTPEVEKITDFIGSQKAYPDAYLLPEYVGEESGTSLDVDIDDRDKLFRDAAEIIVNAQQGSASLLQRKLKLGYNRAGRIIDQLEAAGIVGGFEGSKARQVLVPDLAALNQLLEDEKQ
- a CDS encoding diacylglycerol kinase family protein, with amino-acid sequence MNNKESFIKNRLKSIGYASKGAIILLKTESSIQIQFVIAIIVTTLGFYFNISNSEWMMQMFAIGLIITAEGLNTAIEKMADFIHPEHHKKIGFIKDIAAGAVFIAALTAIIVGLIIYLPKIF
- a CDS encoding DUF6952 family protein — translated: MKLPVIKHLTQFIEDNDEDFVIETIETLEALTEVPSLKDEELDVIGELISNMYGAVEVNKMIKDGTPKKDALNGFMKRVMGSIDT
- a CDS encoding co-chaperone YbbN; the protein is MVKELDQDNLADLVSNNDTVVVQFSAGWCGNCRIMKPKFKKLASENETMAFVIADAEKFPESRKLATVDNLPTFATFQNGEFKSQVQTNKFDVLKELVNDVK
- a CDS encoding peroxiredoxin; this translates as MAFVGKKFPNLNVDAMNDMGDTFKLNVLEEAVNNKKKVVLFWYPKDFTFVCPTELHAFQAAMAEFEKRNTIVIGASCDTPEVHFAWLNTPKDNGGIEGVTYPILADSNRNLASTLGILDITNETYNEETGVVTVDGDNVTYRATYIIDEEGIVQHESINNMPLGRNVNEYLRIIDALTHVQEKGEVCPANWEEGKDAMNANRDGVADYLKAHLN
- the nhaC gene encoding Na+/H+ antiporter NhaC, with translation MESQDIKPRQPQDEHIVSNKELNIWEALIPVFALVVMLFYNVFFVYGDDALSGSNQFILLLGAAVAAIVGFFNNVSFDQMVEEVAENVKSTSGAIIILLMVGALAGTWLISGIIPTMIYYGLQILNPTIFLAASVVICAIISIATGSSWTTSATVGIALIGIGETLGISLGMTAGAVLSGAYFGDKMSPLSDTTNLAPAMAGTDLFTHIRYMAFTTVPTITVALFVFIIIGLNIDTTGTPDISDKLAAIDGAFTISPWLFLVPAAVIFLIVKKTSPLIALLIGTLLGGVAAIIAQPDIVANIAGSDSLTFKAAYRGVMDAITVDVAVETSSAELNDLFSSGGMSGMLGTIWLIVCAMVFGGIMDAIGALSRISKALLSLASSTFGLFASTVASCLALNVTASDQYLALVVPGKMFKKAYEDKGLAPENLSRTLEDSGTVTSVLVPWNTCGAYQSGVLGVSVADYFFYAIFNWLSPFMTLLFAAFSIKIKQLTR